Sequence from the Pecten maximus chromosome 8, xPecMax1.1, whole genome shotgun sequence genome:
GTATTACCCTGTCATTAATTTTACATGATATTTTAGTCAGTACCGCCATTCATACAAGATGGGTTGACCGAACCTGAATAGTTTCTAAAGCTGGGGACTGATTTATACAGAGCTGGGATGTTTAACAAACAATGAATTAAGTGATTTATATATCTTATCCccaaaaatgatttataaatactTAGTGTGATATCCTGTATAGCAGTATTGGTTCATCTACATTTTTCCTTTTTGGATTCATTTATATACTTTTATATAAGAATTTAAATCAGgtaaaatactaaataaaaaaaaaactatttacacataaattataaatgtaCTAAGTTTACCATGATGGTAAGGTTGTCTTTACTGTGTTAATATACTAGTCAACCATACATCAACAACTTTACACTTTTGTAATATTCCTAGCTACTACACAATGTAAATCTTACGATGTGATGATAAGCCCACTGGGTTAGTTTACTACTACAGCACTTATGCTAACACTGGTTCAGCAATCAGTTGACCTTGTCCCCATTCATTGTTGAATGATAGGAACAAGGACTTGACCTCGATCAACTCTGGCAGTTGTGAAAAAAAAGTCAGTACAGATAAAACATAGTATTATCTTCTATATCAGCAACTAACACTACAGCTTTTTTATGCCAGACAGGTTACAAATTAtgataatttcttttattcaaaAAGATGTTTAAGTACGAATTGTTGAAATAATAGCTCTACTAAGCTATTGTTCCGCGATATACAACATTAAATAAAGTTTCTTCAGAATCTGTAATTGTTGATGTCAAAAATATAGCATCATAGATTTTAATCTTCAACGACTGTTATCAGATCTAAGACTTAATAGATTTGGGGGTTTTCCTCTGAGAATCTTGAAAGTTATTATAATATTGAAGGTGGTCAAAATtcagagaaaaaatattaatgaaatcgGTAACTGATAAAATCCTCTGATCATTCAAGTTACATCTAAGCACAGGTCAAGAGTTTGACATTCTATCAGTAAGAATATATCAATCCACAAGAAAATACCCTGTATggatttttataattatatgttcTATTTGATACAATGCACACTGCTGTGATTGtagaatgttttataatttttttatttattttttttatttcttgaaagcttttttctctcttaaatttacaaatatatagataatcaCAACTGTAGATGAACTCATGGATTCCCGGAAAGAATAACATAACTAAATAATAATTAGTATTCTTTAgagtttataattattatttagaTCTAGTTTtgtaaaatacagaaaatatatttactatttTATAAATGACATATCCGCATCAGGGTACAATGTGTGCTTCAGGAGAGAGCACAGGTGGTGATGTCCTATCTATATAGACTAACGCGATAACGCTCAGAAGTAGGTCATGATTGTCAAACCATTTCATCAATTTTGTATGCTGACAAGCACGATGCAACTTTGACACTACATACTGCACTCACCTGCAACTATTCCTTTGCAACTTTTCTGCCAGTTACTCTTCGGTTTTGGAGATATTAGGCTCAATGCGTCGGGCTGACCGTTCGGGACAGCTTTACTCTTGTCCTTATCCATGTTTTGACATGTGGTTTCACTTCAATTCATACCGCCTGTAAACACGTCTGTGAAACGAATGTTCACAAAACAGCATGCAACGTAACTCATTGAAAGGGTCAAAGTTGGGCCTTCGTATTAACCAATGAAATCATCGTGAGGAAAGTCACCTTACTTCCGGTCTATGAGAATATCGCGAAATCCCGCGAGACTATTTGCTGTAGCAACTTGGTTGCTAAGTAAGCGTCCATCATCCAAGTCTTCACAAGTTCACCTGTGGAAACAGAGCAACcaggtaaaatataactatTACAGCagaatttttataattttcaacgaAATCTTTAAATCACCAGTAATATTTATCTCTTTTAAGAAAATACTTGACCCAGATAAAGCTGAGAAATTATTCAAAACAGCGACGAGGGGTTTAATACCTTTAGCTGTTGTCAACACACTTTTCACACAGATTGTCCGACTGTGTGTTGAGTTACTCTACTGTAGTTCCGATATTTTTCAATCTTTATCTGATGTCAGCCTAACAATGAAGAAAGTATTTAAGTTTAGCATAAATTCCACAATCTGTGTCGCTGTAGGCCTGTCTTCTTTGGTCCCCTATCAATGCAATTTTTACTGAAATTCAGTCAAGAATTTCACCAAAACATTAACCTCCAAACGCTGATTCTTCCTCCGTAATGGATTTGATATCATTCATTCCACCAGAGTGTACTTTACAGTATAGACTAAAGTATAATCATTTTTGAAGTTCTATTAGAAGCTAGGGTTTCCACCAATTAGTATTTATTACTACCTTAGCTATTATTACTCTGACCATATCATAAAAATAAGCTTAGCTGTAAAGGTGTACAATGCGTGaagtttctttttttaatgtGAACCTGTGCCGTGCGATCTGTTTTATGTTAATGAACTAAATGACACATCACTGTATTTGTACAGAGTGATGGCCAAGCTTGTTCAGCCCCCTCCTCGCTTTACCCACTCAGAGTGGATAACTTCTAACCTCACAAAGTACGCCAATGCTGAGGTGGAGCGGGCAGCCGCAGAGCGCCTTGTGGAAGAATCCAAACGTCTGTCAGACGAAACTGAAAAGAGGACAGAGAAAACACAGAGAGATGTCAACAAAAAATTTGGTGAGACATTATTATAGATATAGAAAACTGTTAACCAAGTGTTGAGGCAAGAGCAATTATTGTTTAATTAACTTATTAAGTGAAGAATATGTTCAGGTCTTGAAATTCTATTTCTTTTGCAGAACAAAGATTGGATGATATCAAATACTGGAAGCAGGAATTAGATGATAAATTAGATGGTATTACAACAGAGATAGATAACTTACTGGCATTCAAGACCAGAGTAGAAAAAGCTTTAGAGGCCACGGCTGAACCACTACATATTGCCCGTCAATGTCTGGGAAATAGGTGAGTTACACACTTTATGTGATGCATAGCATTTTGATACTAAAATTGTCAACTAAGATGGTGCAAACTTTGACTTGGGTAAATCTCAGGTACAGTTTTACAAAAGTGACAAAGTTATATGGAACAATTTGTGAAGTAATTTTTGTATGGAATGGACATTTAACAATTTTGATGATTTCCATATATATAAGTTCTCACAATGACTAAGAATctattttttacatattttcaagtattatatttatttaacataaatGAATCAATATCTTTGAGACAATAGGTAAAAACTATCAAATTTATTTCCATATTATAGGACACATTAAATTTGAcaattattatttgttttcacTAAGATAAACATACAATGTCACAGTAGTGCCATTGCATGTTTGTATTGCAGTACATATTTATAACATGGTCGTAAAACCTGACAGAACAGACCAGTTGTGTGATAATTTGCTTTTTCAATATCTAATTTAAATTTCAGTAAAATCATATGTGATGGGATTATGTAACAGATCAAATAGTATGGTAGTTATCCATTCCAATCACAATTATAACATGCACCTATTAATCAGGAaaatatctgattttttttcaattaatttcatattttacctACTGCCGtaatgataatttatcattatcatacTGAAAAAAAGGTCTCTGGGACAATATAATTATCTAATGTTGGTCtataatctatttttttttttttgctgctgctgctgtatTCAATTTTTATACACGTTTTACAGAGAGAAAAGAGTATCTATTGATCTAGTCCATGATGACGTACAAAAACAACTGATGAAGGAAGTAGAGTCAATTGAAGGAGTGCAGGCTCTTCTACAGAGGACACTCGAACAGGCAACTGAACAAATCAGGTAACATAATTTAAAATACTTTAAGTTAATCATCAAATACTTTTTAATCTATTAAATTAAGTtttataaatttgtcagaagaCATGTTCATGGGTAAAATatccaaaattttaaaattaacataTAAGGTGTATATGGGAGAAATATATTCCAAAGTATTCAAttcagtattaatactgaaaacTTTCACCCATACATGTTTGGTATCAGCATGAATTTGCAATACTTCACTGCAGGATTTTGAGGGTAAATGTTTTACCCCCAGGTTTTAAACTTAACAGTGTTAAAACAGAGgctattttcataaatattaataatatgtTGAACTTGATAGCATTTTAAAGTCGGTCACACGAATGTAACTTACACCCCAGGACAATTGCTTCATTATTGTCAGACAGAGAAAGTTTCATTGTAGGCGTTatgttaaaaatacaaaatgtttgttgttagaCTGAATCGTAAAGCTAAGTACCAGCTGGAGAAGGATCTGAAGGACAAATTCTCAGCAGTGTCAATAGATGAGTACTGTGGCAACCTCAGGAATAACTCTGCTGGACTCGGGTTCAAGGCTGATGCTGCAAAGATTGAAGCTAAGTAAGTACATTCTTCAGACCCTCAGAACCTGTAACCCTGAAGTGTTCCATCTACTAGTCTGAACTTTGGTTGTCTCCCAATAATTGGTTCCAGACAATGGAAGTCTAAAAGAATATGTAGTAAACAATATCTTTGAAAACTTGATTCTGACAATGAAGAAATGCAACAATTAACTTTCCCTGTCcatatattataatcatttgaataaagagaccaattaacaaaatttaattCAACTAAAAAGGACAAAACCcctaaatgaaatatttcaaaacacatataaatttaaatgaaatacctTTGGTTTAGTACTCATTATAATAAAAGCTTCTAAAAACTGTAATCCTGGTATTTTTAACCTCTTATCGAGGACTGACCTTGATAAACATAATTTCTGTGTTGTAAAATCCCTAAATAAGTAAACCCACCAACACTTATTACAGCAAGTTAGAAATTGTTTAGGGTTTCCCATTCAAGTTATAATAAGGTTGTTAAAAAATGATTTCTTATTGAAAATTATCATTGGCTTTCTATGAAAATCATTCACTGAACTCATAAAGGACCTCAGATGAATTATACATActgataatatttaaaaaaaaaaaaaaaactgtatatTGTAGTGTATTGAGTGTAACATTTACACTTATATTAATGCATGTTTGACATGTTTGCAGTTCCGTGTGTCCTGAAGATTGGAAAGACTTTTCCAATGAAAACATTCTGAAAGCTGAACGTGAACGTCAGAGCTCCGTGGATCTCCGATCACTCATTGATGGAATTCTCCAACAGACGTCTAATGACATGCGCAAACAATGTGCTGATGTCAACCTCTGCTTTGATAAGCGTATAAGAGAGACCAAAGATTCCAAGCAAAAACTGGAGGACCACCTTAACCACGTAAGTTCCTGTGAAGTTGTGCAGACCATGCTGCAATTTGAAAGGCATTCTTCACAGAATGAACAATATGTAGTACATGTAAGAATTCCAATGATTATGATTTATTACAACCACTGCCATTTTGCAATGTTGTACGTCACTGACtttaatcaattatattttgtcattCTGTCACTAAATTGGTGACATAATATTGcagttatttgttatattaaaaaaaataacagaacCACtgcatatattatgtatattttcacATCACAGGTACTTGCTCAAATTGCGGAGATTGAAGAGAACATCTCAAGACTGCAGAAATCCATCCAGGATAAGTCACAGCCCATGCAGCTGGCCCAGACACGATTGGACACGAGGACAAACCGTCCCAATGTCGAACTGTGTCGAGACCCTGTACAGTACAGGCTCATCGAGGAGGTTGGAGAAATTGATAGCTCTGTCGCTCAACTACAGGAACGTCTTCGCCAAACAGAAGACTCTCTCAAGGGACTTATTCGCAATCAGCTGTCGTTGGAAGAGGATATCGGTGTCAAATCCAACACTCTGTTTATTGATGAGGTTGAATGTATGGGCATGAGGAAGAGCATCAACATCCAAAACTTCTAAACCaattggagaaaaaaaaatattgataaacaatttagTCTGTGATAACAATACTTTGGACAGATTAAGcagaacagaaaataaaattcaaaaaccaTTTTGTCAAGCTGGGAGAAAATATGTGGAGTTGTGATATAGTTCCATTTGTAAAACCCGAACAAGAACTGTTTATGCAATCGTTGCTATGTACCTCTGTGTCTTTCTACACTTTCCTGTTTTTCATGTGAACTGTTCCATGTGTTACTGTCAGAATTTAGAGTCAAAAGATAGGTTTATAATAAATTTACTGTGGGAATGTCCTATTTCCAAATCATTTTGTCCATCCAAccaattttacatatttttccaagatgtaaaaaaaaaactactattgttttgttaattcCAAAGAATGACAGGAATTATGACATATTGTAAATTGTAACTTATACAGAACTATGCCCAACTTAGTTACTATTTGAGTCGAAAGGAAACTTTGAATATTCCAAGCTTCTTTGGAAGGACTGGAATGCAATTTGAATATGAGCTTCAAACATGTCAAAAATTAACCAAACTTGGGTACATttctgtatttgatattttggaAATGTCTTTTtagatatttctgtaaattttatttacaaaacataACCGTTTATTGTAAATActatgttattgtaatataataaaaaagaaataaaatgataaaatccaGTAACTGATTCTATTTTGGTATACATCAGAGTTGTATGTCAATTGACTTTAGTTTGTTCCAAAATATGATCAAATTATGCTTAAAATTGCCTGAAATGTCCATTTTAAAGCTTACAATCTCTGATGAAAATATCCTGATTAATTTCCTCATCtttactgttgttatatacagctgtatataaTTGAAAAAGACCAACAAAAATTACAATGCAAGGACATAAAATATCTAATCATTgcctttattttcatttgatgaAACAAATTTGTATTCCTCTTCCATTGATAGGCAACACACCTcgaaatatatttgaaaaaaattatgtgcatatattcatatttaatatgttctcccaaaataaatttgaaaacatttttaacaATGCAAGGCACATAAGACAAATTTATCTCAAGAATAAATAAAGTTCTGATGTTTTATATCATACACATGACACCTATGTAGAAAAGTTTTAGACAACAAGTGTCTGCTGTCCAATATCAGAATGTGTACACAACAATACACATTTCTCACGATAGGGGGTCAGAAAGCAAAGATCAACGATCGGGAAAATAGCACTTACGACAATGTACAAGGTCATTAAGATTTTACGCGAGACATAAAACTATCCACAAGTCTGGTTAGTTGTACCTGCTGAGAATAGTTCTCTTAATCAAGTTATTGACAACATCACTTTAATTTTAATTCTGTTCAATAGAAATATGTATAAGTTAACATTGTGTAAATATAGGTTAGCTTGTCATCAACACCAGCCACAATACTTATCACTACATAATCAGCAAAATTACATGTTATCTACATGGTAAAACCAATGACCcttgtatatcaatattacatttaatttaattccTTGATTGAGGTTGAAGATATTGACTTTCACAAAAGATTAATTAATTCAAACTCCTGCAAaatttatatcacaacaagaTAGCTTTTAAAAAGATCAAAATTTTCCATACTCATTGCTATTTTTCACACAAAGCTTTCTTAAACATGTGTATAATGACCATTTCCTCGTATTTTACAATCATATAATTTCTATACActttttctgtattttcaaaacaaattcaaataatataaatgaattaatactcatttaatatttagatatttatttcatattttattttaggaTTCCAAGTTTTAATTTAAACAACCCATAGatttttattttaccaaaaataatCTTGTATTcaatcaaatgtcaaaaaaacaATTGGACAATACTACTGGTTTcaagaaatatttaatatggtaacttttttttcattgtgGCACCCAAATAGTCCCTTGAGTTCTGTATAAACAATCGACTTTTAACtctgtaagggagataactgaagCACAAACCAATACAATATCTTTTTCATCATTTCATAGATTCAAATTCCACTATTATTTACagtgaaaaataacacaataagAGACATTGCTGTTGCTCAAACAATTGAAATACCTAATTTTGTTTCACTAAGAACATTTACAGAATTATTTCCCATGAAAATATTGGGATGTGGAATTTGTACAATGGAAAATGGAAAGATAGATGAGAAGACAGGAAAAATAGTTGTCATTTTCATAATTTGATAAAAGGATTAataagttatttatatatttacaaaataacatcAAATCAGACATTCAAAAATACAagttgatactatatacatgtatcatggaTAATTTCCCACCATGGCcagatgatatatatagaggatatctaacagtgtcttcagtaatacgaaatatatttcacgagtggggctaatattttgatatttttcacgagtgcgcagcacgagtgaaaaatatcaaaatat
This genomic interval carries:
- the LOC117332561 gene encoding tektin-1-like; this encodes MAKLVQPPPRFTHSEWITSNLTKYANAEVERAAAERLVEESKRLSDETEKRTEKTQRDVNKKFEQRLDDIKYWKQELDDKLDGITTEIDNLLAFKTRVEKALEATAEPLHIARQCLGNREKRVSIDLVHDDVQKQLMKEVESIEGVQALLQRTLEQATEQIRLNRKAKYQLEKDLKDKFSAVSIDEYCGNLRNNSAGLGFKADAAKIEANSVCPEDWKDFSNENILKAERERQSSVDLRSLIDGILQQTSNDMRKQCADVNLCFDKRIRETKDSKQKLEDHLNHVLAQIAEIEENISRLQKSIQDKSQPMQLAQTRLDTRTNRPNVELCRDPVQYRLIEEVGEIDSSVAQLQERLRQTEDSLKGLIRNQLSLEEDIGVKSNTLFIDEVECMGMRKSINIQNF